The DNA window TATGTGATTATTTGtcatttgattttatatttaaaaagtttGGTAAAAGTACATAAAGGTATTTATATTAGGAGTCAGGTTGCATATTGCTCATTCTAcataaaaaatggacaaattaatccatgtacattagatcaaaaagcGAATTGTTCATTCCGTTAAAAACTCaatctatttttactgttaaaaactaatcCATATATGTTAACATAAGGTACACATGAAAAGTCACATATAATTATCTAGTTATTAATATTTTGTcaatcatattaatttttaattagtatcTTTTACCAAAAAGTTTAACCTCCAATTTAGTTTCAACAGTTTTTGTCTCTTCTTCTGCAACTGCATGTGCTTGTGTccatttagttaatattttaacaaatcaCGGGATTATTATGATGCCCATAGGATAAATCCATTAAAAGGTTTAATGTTGCATCTTACTTTATTTTCAAGGCTAGAaatttctgaaactagactctgCATATCTACACAACCATAAGAATACTGGGGACTAATTTGgttgatatcatatatatacatatcaccTGTTAGACACAGGAGTACTTGATACTAGTGTTTCAGTTCTACAAGCAAAATCGGACTGGGCCAACTAGACTAGCCTTCTGTTGCTAATATCAGAAGAAGCTTTAGATTTTTCATATTATGGATGGCAAAATGGCTATAATTGTTGTGTTCCCATATATGATAGTGGGATAATAAACTAAAATGATAGTGATAATGATTTTCTAACctgtcaatttctttttctttttttttttaattccttgCCTGCAAATTAGTCAAAATTCTATATCTTCCTAGGTTCTGGAATAGCATCATAAATATTTTACCCCTTGCATCACATAAAACAAATATTACTTATCCCCTGCTCTGGTTTCAACCATGTCTTCTCAAGGACCCCCGCCCCCTAACCCATCAGCCCATGAGGGGCCACATCCAACTACCCAACTGCGATTAGTGGAATCCCCCAATAGCCCTTAAAAAAATCAAAGCTAGCTATGCGCACATCACGTCTGCCCATTTCTTTTGGGGTACACGTACGTTCCGGTTCTATATAATGCCATTTAGCATGTACCATGGCTTTTAGTGACATTCAATTATGGGTGCACCATCATGGAACGTGTGTGATAGTGTGAATTTGATATGTTTGTTATATTGGGTTTTGCTTTAAATCTATACCACTAGCTCTCTATGCCCATAAAATTTGTGAACTCCAAGCTACGGATCAAATAAAGTACTCAGCTTCCATTGTAGAAATTCCAACCAATCCACCtttttcatgcaatattaaataaacaattatatcaatatttaaatttattttcgttaGCCAATGAGACCTTGACACGGTTGATAAAAACAAAagtcataaattttaaatatctaaATTTGAGACTCATCATGTGCAATTATATACTAGAGCCTCGAATTTTATTATGTACCCATCATATACGTTTATTATGTGTGGATTTAATTCATACTCGTGGTTATTAAAAAAATCTCTAATTATTGTAAACAATCCATCTAAATCAAGATTGGCACCTGTTAACATCAAAAAATCTTTTTCTTTCTACCAGGATTTGTTCTTTgaaggcttaatttttatttaatacctATCAATTTACTTTACTAAtattccattttttctttttatgaaaaAGATGTTCATAGAAAACGATTATCATCATGGATATTATTctatgtttgatattattttaattaacacccATAAATTTacttttgtagtttttttttaatgaaaaagatGTTCATAGAAAAGATTATCTTTGGATATTCTTTTAACAAACAATGAAGGTGATGTATTAGGCCGTGCCAAGTGCAGGAAAAGTGGGTCTTTTTGGAAGGTTTGTGACACCACCATCTGGTTATTGCCTTAGTGAAGACAAAGGAATGAAACATGATTGATGTAATAGTATCATATATTTCGTTGCCTGTCAAGTAAGGCAATAAGAAAGGAACAGTGAGTGTGTGCAACATTTATTGGTAGGCACCATGTCATGCTGCATACTTTAAAGCCCTTGGGGGAATCACAAAAGCTAAGTCTAGAGGATGAAAAAGATCACCGAAGTCTTCATctgttaaaataaaatgaatgtaATCATTGGCTCTTCACATTAATTTTTCTTATACACCTAGTTAGGCTAGCCGATTGAAGTTaaacaaatcatatatatatatataaatcaccgAAAGACCAGTTTTGACATTAATTGTCACTACCCCATTCAAGTGAAATTGACTGTTGTGCTTGTGCTTGAAGTTTGTAAACCTGTTTTGATGCTTAAACTTGTACTagaatattgaaaattttacttttagcTCTAACTTTCAGCATAAAATGTTGACAGATCAGAAgatataatttaatagaaaagaTGTTGCCGATGAGGACTGGCTCCCCCACTTGTGAAAATTGTAAGTCGTCGCGCATTTTTGTCTTCAAAAGAAAAGTGGGAAATGACAAAAGAAAGCAGTATATTAAGAACACTCCCCCACTTAAGACTGAAACATATACAAATGCATTGCACATAAGAGTTTGTTAAATCTGCGCACACACACGCAGAGTTCTTCATATGGGTTCAGAAATGACAGAAAAATCTCCTACTACAAGTTGTGAAAGTTCATCAATTGTAGCCTCCCCAATGGGTACTCCTTTGAGGAAGGTGTTGAATAGAATTTCAGGTTTAGCTTCATCTTGTGGGAGGAAAACAGCTCCCGGAGGCCAAGTACGTAGGTTTTTTCATAGGGATGTGGAACAGGAAGAGTTCCAGTATGCAAGTGTTCGTTGTCTCTCATCATATTACAGTGTTTTTGTAGTTCGCCTTGCAATCATGGTTAGTTTATTTTCAGATTGTCCTTTCCTTTTTAGACTTTCACTACAACCTCAAATCATATGTAGATGATTTCTCTTGTTTCTTTCCCTTTCAGGTCATGCTAGCTATTTTGATTGGGCTGTTGACAGTTCTAACTTGGCATTTTACAAAGATGTACACAACAAAATCACTAAACACCTTAGCTTTCGGTCTTCGTTATGAACTTCTTCAGCGTCCGATTTTACGAATGTGGGGCATCTTAAATTCTACCTCAGAAATAACAACTGCACAGGTCCAGTTGTCACAGTATGTTATCAGGCGGTACAGCAAGCCTACCACTCAGGCAGAACAAGTTGAGGTTGACCCTTGATGTACACTTATTTTCTTGTTTCCCaactttgtttttccttcttttttggtTGATTTGTTGCAGTCTCTTAGCAGCTTTATCAAATGATGAAAGACATAACATGGGCACTATTCGCCAGTCGTAAAGCTTTCAATGCCATAACCATAAATTACAAGAATGGATTTGTCCAGGCGTTCCATAGAGATCACAAGAATAACAACACATTCTATATCTACTCTGATCTTTCAAATTATTCAATCAGTGCCACCCAGTCTCATGGCAGCAAAATGTTGTCATCACGACAAGGGTGGAACGACCAGTTCATTCGTGGTAACGTTTCTGCGATATGGTATCGTGAACCACTTGATCCTGTCACTGGGGAAAAGACAGGGAAGGCACTGCCAATTCCACCGGATGAGCTTATCAATATAGCAGGCCCTTCTCAAGTGCCTGATGGGGTAGCTTCATGGCATGTGTCTGTCAGCAAGTATACAGATTCACCGTTGCTTTCTGCAGCACTGCCAGTTTGGGACTCTACCAACACGAGTATCGTAGCTGTTGTTGGTGTCACCACTGCACTTTATAGTGTAGGCCAGCTGATGAAAGAGCTGGTTGAAGTGCATAGTGGGTACATATATTTGACCTCACAAGAGGGTTACTTACTGGCTACATCCACTAATGCTCCTCTTTTAAAAAATACTACAAAGGGGCCTAAGCTTATGATGGCTGTTGATTCAGAGGATCATGTGATACGAATGGGAGCACAGTGGCTACGAGAAACCTATGGCAACAAGTATCCTCCTGGTAATGTGGTTCATGTGGAGAAGGCCAATCTTGGTGGCCAGAATTATTACATCGATTCGTTTTTTCTCAACCTAAAACGATTACCTATGGTAAGTTCAGAAAATATTTCGTCCTTTACCtaacattaaaataatgcatTTGGATCATAGGATACATGAAGATATCATATCACAGAGGTGACCTCTTTATGTTTCAATAagattacaaatataatttaccGGAGTATTGTTTATAACTGTTTAATAAGACACTTACAGGTCAGAGACGGTGCAGGTTGGAGTCATAATCATTCCAAGAAAGTACATAATGGGGAAGGTTGACGAAAGATCATTGAAGACATTGGTCATATTGATATCTGCATCTGTTTGTATCTTAGTTATTGGATGCGTCTGTATTTTGATACTTACAAATGGAGTATCAAAGGAAATGAAACTCAGAGCTGAGTTGATAAGCcatcttgatgcaagaagaaGAGCTGAAGCTTCAAGCAACTATAAAAGCCAATTCCTTGCAAATATGAGGTAACCAATTTCAATCCTTACAAGCTACACTTTTCCCTCCTTGTTACACATCGTGCCTGCGCCTTATGGATCTATTGTGTTGCAGTCATGAATTAAGAACACCTATGGCTGCTGTTATTGGCCTGTTGGACATTCTTATCTGCGATGACCGGCTTTCAAATGAGCAGTACGCAATGGTTACCCAGATCCGTAAATGCTCAACAGCTCTTCTTCGACTTCTCAACAACATATTGGATCTGAGCAAGGTAAGACATAGGACAAACCAGTTATATATGGAATTGGAAATATCAAGTAAATATATGCATAGCTAGCTCTTAAGATCAAAAGACCATGTTTTGAACATAAAAATAAGAGTATATTAAGTAATAAGTGGTTACTGTTATGTAACTCCACCCAGCACAGTGTTTTTCAACTTCCCTTTAGGCACGATTATATACATCAAGGTGTGATCTGATAAATTTCTGGGCAACATGTATACGAATCTGTGTTGGGCATATATCTGTATCTGGCACTTAATGCAGGTCTAGTTAACATAGCTGGGAGCAGTTATTGGTTATCATACAGTATAGAACTTATCTTTCATGGTGCACCTTCAGACCCAGAAAATCACACCCAGATCATTGTTCTCCAAATATTTGATAGGTTGAATCAGGAAAATTGGTGTTGGAAGAAGCTGAGTTTGACTTGGGACGGGAACTTGAAGGGCTTGTTGATATGTTCTCTGTACAGTGCATTAACCACAATGTGGAGACTGTTCTGGATCTCTCTGGTATGACTCAAACTTGTGGGTGagacattattatttttaatcaaaagtTATGATAAACAATGAAAAATCTACATATATctgaaaagaaaaacatttttcctttcttttgttaaatgattttagaTGATATTCCGAAGTTTGTTAGAGGAGACTCTGCCAGAGTTGTTCAAGTTTTTGCAAATCTAATAAGCAATTCCATCAAGTTCACAACATGTAAGTTGAACACTTAAATgctcatttttttttttgtaacttaCCTTTAGAGACAACTTGCATGATTAACTGTTTGGAAATGGCTTTCAGCGGGTCATATTATACTGCGTGGATGGTGCGAGAATCCCAGTGTATCTAGTGATTCTGCGAAGTTTTCTCGTGTTCAGAAGAAACCACTGTCTGCATTAAAGACGAAGTTGAAGCAACATGGAAACCATATGAAGGCAGACAACAAGAGAGACAAGAAAATTATTCTTTGGTTTGAAGTTGATGACACTGGCAGTGGTATGATTCTTTGGTTTTTGATACCGTAGGAATTATATCTGTCTAGTGAATATAAAATGTTTCATTTCGAGGAAAGCAAATAGGAATCTGTATCTTCCATGATCTGCAGGAATTGATCCAAGCAAATGGGAATCTGTGTTTGAGAGCTTTGAGCAAGCTGATCCTTCAACAACTCGGACGTAAGTACTTCAAGCAAGATCAAACGGACATTTATAAactaatcaataaaaaataagtgGAAAGAAATCTAATGTGGAAGAAATCCATAGACAGATTAAGAAATGCAATGTACAGAGATTTCATCCtaagttcttttctttttccaggCATGGTGGCACTGGTCTTGGACTATGCATTGTGAGAACCTTGGTAAGTGAAGTGTCTTTGTACATGTAAAGTTGAagacaaaaaagaagaaattgttAAGAAAATGACAACTTTTTTTTCCATCTTTTATGATCAACTGCACAAAATATGATGAATTGcatctctccatttttttttagcTCATTATAGCCTCGTACTGTCTATGACAGGTTAACAAGATGGGTGGAGAAATCAAGGTTGTAAAAAAGGATGGTCCAGGAACTCTAATCAGACTATTCTTGCTGCTCACTACTCCTGCAGATAGCACAGAACAACATGGTCAAATGGATTTTTCGAAGCACAATGTAGCGGTGAGTAAAGCTTTGCTCTTTGGAGCTGCAAACACTCTTCTAAGTCTGATTtccaatttgcataaatgaaataCAATACATCTTGAGACTCAATATTACGGCTTTCACTTATACCCGTGACAGGTTTACGAGAGAGCACTTTAGTTAATATTCTATTCTATCTAAACCTTGTCCTAGAAAACAAAATTTGTACATTCTGCTTGCCCGAGTATCAACCGAGACAAGCTAGCTCAAAGCAACAATTTAGAATCTAACACACATAAAACGTGAATGCAGGTGATCCTTGCCATACAAGGCAACATGGGAAGATTGATTATGTCCAAGTGGCTGTCTAGAAATGGAGTGCTCGCTTTGGAAGCATCTGAGTGGAATGAACTGACACAAATTCTTCATGAACTGTTTCATGTCAGAACTCGTAATTGCGGTTTTGACAATCATTATTCACTAGGTGAACCTCTGAGATCTAAGATACACGGCCTACAAGACATGAGGAACCCAGTTTACATTACAGTTGTTGATCTGGGACTGCTTGACTTGAGCACTGATATATGGAAAGAACAGCTTAATTTTCTTGACAGATTCTCTGGCCGAGTGAAATTTGCATGGATGCTGAATCATGATACTTCCAATGCAATAAAGATGGAGCTCCGCAGGAAAGGACATATATTGATGGTTAATAAACCATTGTACAAGGCAAAAATGCTTCATATTTTGGAAGCTGTCGTAAAGGAGAGATATGTTGAACTTCACAAGAGAAATCCAAATGGAACAGAAGGTGGTTCTCATGAATGTCTTGAAATCGATTCAACTCATTTTGAGAGTTGCAGCTCTGATGATTCTGATAGTTCTGAAAAGGGT is part of the Gossypium hirsutum isolate 1008001.06 chromosome D11, Gossypium_hirsutum_v2.1, whole genome shotgun sequence genome and encodes:
- the LOC107912023 gene encoding histidine kinase 1, yielding MGSEMTEKSPTTSCESSSIVASPMGTPLRKVLNRISGLASSCGRKTAPGGQVRRFFHRDVEQEEFQYASVRCLSSYYSVFVVRLAIMVMLAILIGLLTVLTWHFTKMYTTKSLNTLAFGLRYELLQRPILRMWGILNSTSEITTAQVQLSQYVIRRYSKPTTQAEQVELYQMMKDITWALFASRKAFNAITINYKNGFVQAFHRDHKNNNTFYIYSDLSNYSISATQSHGSKMLSSRQGWNDQFIRGNVSAIWYREPLDPVTGEKTGKALPIPPDELINIAGPSQVPDGVASWHVSVSKYTDSPLLSAALPVWDSTNTSIVAVVGVTTALYSVGQLMKELVEVHSGYIYLTSQEGYLLATSTNAPLLKNTTKGPKLMMAVDSEDHVIRMGAQWLRETYGNKYPPGNVVHVEKANLGGQNYYIDSFFLNLKRLPMVGVIIIPRKYIMGKVDERSLKTLVILISASVCILVIGCVCILILTNGVSKEMKLRAELISHLDARRRAEASSNYKSQFLANMSHELRTPMAAVIGLLDILICDDRLSNEQYAMVTQIRKCSTALLRLLNNILDLSKVESGKLVLEEAEFDLGRELEGLVDMFSVQCINHNVETVLDLSDDIPKFVRGDSARVVQVFANLISNSIKFTTSGHIILRGWCENPSVSSDSAKFSRVQKKPLSALKTKLKQHGNHMKADNKRDKKIILWFEVDDTGSGIDPSKWESVFESFEQADPSTTRTHGGTGLGLCIVRTLVNKMGGEIKVVKKDGPGTLIRLFLLLTTPADSTEQHGQMDFSKHNVAVILAIQGNMGRLIMSKWLSRNGVLALEASEWNELTQILHELFHVRTRNCGFDNHYSLGEPLRSKIHGLQDMRNPVYITVVDLGLLDLSTDIWKEQLNFLDRFSGRVKFAWMLNHDTSNAIKMELRRKGHILMVNKPLYKAKMLHILEAVVKERYVELHKRNPNGTEGGSHECLEIDSTHFESCSSDDSDSSEKGGANSISCVRTGDKPGGEGAIKTNTLNCQTTKKCLVELTRLDSEVNNLKAEEDECNGITPKLHDTEDAKCENSNSPEQHHVSSSTKDGDNSYTSKAANGDRSLEGLRILLAEDTPVLQRVATIMLEKMGATVIAVGDGLQAVDALNCELVGKDYRTESSLQERRNRSQTDISDSPPYDLILMDCQMPKMDGYEATKAIRKSEAGMGWHIPIVALTAHAMPSDEAKCLEVGMDAYLTKPIDYKFMVSTILSLTKRSA